From the genome of Anopheles merus strain MAF chromosome X, AmerM5.1, whole genome shotgun sequence, one region includes:
- the LOC121597988 gene encoding pyrokinin-1 receptor-like: MSTSLKNMPYELLEILTTDNESILSDGVESLTEMYGPKRDPLYVVIPITIIYLLIFITGVVGNISTCIVIARNRSMHTATNYYLFSLAVSDFLLLVSGVPQEIYFIWSKYPYVFGETFCVLRGIAAEMSANATVLTITAFTIERYFAICHPFLSHTMSKLSRAVRFICLIWLIAIVSAIPQALQFGVTNQGGIDQCVVKRIIIQHSFELSTFLFFFAPMTMITILYALIGLKLRTSTLMQRDGTLQRRTQPSPRQSFANSQGSRRVLKMLVAVVVAFFICWAPFHAQRLVYIYGVNTNHQPSDPLILKLFIITTYISGILYYLSTCINPLLYNIMSNKFRQAFKNMLTVRSARKPPWQTSYGASPPHGSTWTGRWYLMECAFDTRTDQRKIRERTPE, encoded by the exons ATGAGCACTTCGTTGAAGAACATGCCATACGAgttgcttgaaattttgacaacAGACAACGAGAGCATACTTTCCGATGGCGTTGAAAGTTTGACTGAAATGTATGGGCCGAAGCGTGATCCACTATACGTGGTAATACCGATCACCATCATCTACCTACTGATTTTCATCACCGGTGTAGTCGGCAACATTAGCACATGCATCGTGATCGCGCGCAATCGCTCGATGCACACCGCCACCAACTATTATTTGTTCAGTTTAGCCGTATCGGActttctgctgctggtgtCAGGAGTGCCGCAGGAAATATACTTCATCTGGAGCAAGTACCCGTACGTGTTTGGCGAAACGTTCTGTGTGTTACGTGGCATCGCCGCAGAAATGTCGGCTAATGCCACCGTGCTAACAATCACCGCGTTTACAATCGAGCGCTACTTTGCTATCTGTCACCCATTTCTTTCACATACGATGTCGAAGCTCAGCCGGGCGGTGCGTTTCATCTGTCTGATTTGGTTGATTGCGATCGTTTCGGCTATACCGCAAGCGTTACAGTTTGGCGTCACCAACCAAGGCGGAATCGACCAATGTGTAGTGAAACGCATCATAATTCAGCACTCTTTTGAACTCTCTAcattcttgttcttctttgcTCCGATGACGATGATCACCATACTGTATGCGCTGATTGGGTTGAAGCTGCGCACCTCCACGCTGATGCAGCGCGATGGCACATTGCAGCGACGAACCCAGCCCAGCCCACGCCAATCTTTTGCCAATAGTCAAGGCAGTCGTCGTGTCCTGAAAATGCTCG TGGCTGTGGTtgtagctttttttatttgctgggCTCCGTTCCACGCACAGCGGCTCGTTTATATTTACGGAGTTAACACGAATCATCAGCCCTCCGACCCCTTAATACTGAAACTGTTCATCATCACAACCTACATATCCGGTATCCTATACTATCTATCAACGTGTATAAACCCTCTACTGTACAACATTATGAGCAACAAATTCCGACAAGCATTCAAG AATATGCTGACTGTAAGATCTGCCAGAAAACCTCCGTGGCAGACATCCTACGGAGCCAGCCCACCCCACGGCTCAACCTGGACTG GCCGCTGGTATTTGATGGAATGTGCCTTTGACACCAGAACTGACCAAAGGAAGATACGCGAAAGAACTCCTGAGTGA
- the LOC121594385 gene encoding sodium channel protein Nach-like: protein MYNQRNLSKSFRRQKEKPTLQHNQSHPAVNQNFKAVDVKKWFVRLHRMVVLSSLSFMIYGSVWNLLSNYLHNPLTFYVDTAHLHWNTTFPTVTLCQVVNGETVVKMADEYFGVNRDPIIDSLIIDIAFYGGTCYSCEECHSSTSQNTSVNCAALQNFTEIVRRHRAPCEELVIDCQWQRVSFDCCRLFRPLDTEFGRCFSVNTANHHDLSGPPSRRLTSNRETGPGWIGFRVLEDVQLYLHDEYSVPHAYVDRSLRETVLWGMRKEIVVRVIEMENKETVHDLPIWRRNCRFPWETVDKDYQLYRHYSFSTCAMECFWKTQHQLCNCTHHLMPQLLNPPGIETLESQMCSFEGLTCLTEHSAEIAQARKQCDCLSSCVESEYFVVHKSEDFFAESEEDEGLVIVRLLSLPYERFVRNIVKTEMDLFIAFGGLIGLFYGWSLLSTIDFLITVRHLVIRFISSISN, encoded by the exons CGACGGCAAAAGGAAAAGCCAACTTTACAGCACAACCAATCACACCCGGCAGTCAACCAAAACTTTAAAGCAGTTGATGTCAAAAAGTGGTTTGTAAG ACTACATCGGATGGTGGTTTTATCCAGCCTGAGCTTTATGATATACGGTTCAGTGTGGAACTTGCTTAGTAACTACTTGCATAATCCACTCACTTTTTACGTGGATACGGCACA CCTGCATTGGAACACAACATTTCCAACTGTTACACTCTGCCAGGTGGTTAATGGAGAAACAGTGGTAAAAATGGCAGACGA ATACTTTGGCGTAAATCGTGACCCAATTATTGACAGTCTCATCATTGATATAGCATTTTACGGGGGTACATGCTATTCCTGCGAAGAATGTCACTCAAGTACATCGCAGAACACGTCGGTGAACTGTGCTGCTCTACAAAATTTCACCGAAATAGTACGCCGTCATCGGGCACCCTGCGAAGAGCTAGTCATCGACTGCCAGTGGCAAAGGGTGTCATTTGATTGCTGCCGATTGTTTCGTCCGCTCGATACAGAATTTGGGCGTTGTTTTAGTGTGAATACGGCAAACCACCATGATCTATCTGGGCCACCTTCCCGGCGACTCACGAGCAATCGTGAAACGGGTCCAGGTTGGATAGGATTTCGAGTACTGGAGGACGTTCAGCTCTATCTGCACGATGAATACAGCGTACCACATGCATATGTCGATCGCTCACTGCGGGAAACTGTGCTGTGGGGCATGCGTAAGGAAATCGTGGTACGTGTGATAGAGatggaaaacaaagaaacgGTGCACGATCTGCCGATTTGGCGTCGCAATTGTCGTTTCCCTTGGGAAACTGTCGATAAAG ATTATCAACTGTACCGCCACTATAGTTTCTCCACGTGTGCTATGGAGTGTTTCTGGAAAACTCAACACCAGCTTTGTAACTGTACGCATCACTTAATGCCACAACTTCTGAATCCTCCAG GAATCGAAACACTTGAATCTCAAATGTGTTCCTTCGAAGGGCTCACCTGCCTCACCGAGCATTCGGCGGAAATTGCTCAAGCTCGTAAACAATGTGACTGCCTATCATCCTGTGTTGAATCAGAGTACTTCGTAGTCCACAAATCTGAAGA TTTCTTTGCGGAAAGTGAAGAGGATGAAGGCTTGGTTATAGTTCGACTTTTATCGTTACCTTACGAAAGATTCGTGCGCAACATTGTCAAGACGGAAATGGATTTGTTCA TTGCGTTTGGCGGTTTGATTGGACTATTCTACGGATGGTCACTTCTGTCGACTATAGATTTTCTTATAACTGTTCGTCACCTCGTCATCCGGTTCATCAGCTCCATCTCTAACTAA